In Phenylobacterium koreense, one DNA window encodes the following:
- a CDS encoding phosphoribosyl-ATP diphosphatase, with translation MSRFADILERLAATIESRKGADPESSYTAKLLAGGIDRPAKKFGEEAVEAVIAAAQGDQAALASESADLIYHWLVLLTASGVSLDDVAAKLEAREGVSGLAEKAARGK, from the coding sequence ATGAGCCGCTTCGCCGACATCCTCGAACGCCTCGCCGCGACCATCGAGTCCCGCAAGGGCGCGGACCCTGAAAGCTCCTACACCGCCAAGCTGCTGGCCGGCGGCATCGACCGCCCGGCCAAGAAATTCGGCGAGGAAGCGGTCGAGGCGGTGATCGCCGCCGCCCAGGGCGACCAGGCGGCCCTCGCCTCCGAAAGCGCCGACCTCATCTATCACTGGCTGGTCCTCTTGACCGCCAGCGGCGTCAGCCTCGACGACGTCGCCGCCAAGCTCGAAGCCCGCGAAGGCGTCTCCGGCCTCGCCGAAAAGGCGGCGCGGGGGAAGTAG
- a CDS encoding isocitrate lyase/PEP mutase family protein, with protein MSQAELFRKLHEGPRVLVLPNAWDAASAALMADAGAKAVATSSAAVAWAHGHADGDVLPRAALLATIGEIARVVSVPLTADIEGGYTDDLPELANLIKAVAGAGAVGVNLEDGARSPDLHARKVAAARAAAPDLFINARIDVYLRGGEGDEALAETLKRAEAYREAGASGIFVPGPADEATIETLAREIALPLNVMGRAGVPTAERLQALGVRRLSSATAPFRLAYAALERAMGSYLQDGDASALAGLGQGLKDLNKRFQ; from the coding sequence ATGAGCCAAGCCGAACTATTCCGCAAACTGCATGAGGGACCGCGGGTCCTCGTGCTGCCCAACGCCTGGGACGCCGCCAGCGCGGCCCTGATGGCCGACGCCGGCGCCAAGGCGGTGGCGACCTCCTCGGCCGCCGTGGCCTGGGCGCACGGCCATGCCGATGGCGACGTGCTGCCGCGGGCGGCGCTGCTGGCCACGATCGGCGAGATCGCTCGGGTCGTCTCGGTCCCGCTCACAGCGGACATCGAGGGCGGCTATACCGACGACCTCCCTGAACTTGCCAATCTTATCAAGGCCGTAGCCGGGGCAGGGGCTGTCGGCGTCAACCTCGAGGACGGCGCGCGCAGCCCCGACCTGCACGCCCGCAAGGTCGCCGCGGCGCGAGCGGCGGCGCCGGACCTGTTCATCAATGCGCGGATCGACGTCTATCTCCGGGGCGGCGAGGGGGACGAAGCGCTGGCCGAAACCCTCAAGCGCGCCGAAGCCTATCGGGAGGCGGGCGCGAGCGGGATCTTCGTGCCGGGACCGGCGGACGAGGCGACGATCGAGACCCTCGCCAGGGAAATCGCCTTGCCGCTCAATGTGATGGGCCGGGCCGGCGTCCCGACCGCCGAGCGGCTGCAGGCCCTGGGCGTGCGGCGGCTGTCGTCGGCCACGGCGCCGTTCCGCCTCGCCTACGCGGCGCTGGAGCGGGCGATGGGCAGTTATCTGCAGGACGGGGACGCGAGCGCCCTGGCCGGATTGGGGCAGGGGCTGAAGGACCTCAATAAACGCTTCCAATAG
- a CDS encoding DUF2244 domain-containing protein, producing the protein MDGLVYMDAVITPNRSLSQRGFVMLVGVVTFFNCAAAAVFLAMGATLVPLFLGLDVLAVIVAFLASYAAAKRIERVRVTSREVRVVRETPKASEVVWESPTAFTRVALEVDEDQVVWGVRLAMSGRHASVAAALSPVERADFARALERAIYAARRG; encoded by the coding sequence ATGGATGGCCTGGTCTACATGGATGCGGTGATCACGCCGAACCGCTCGCTGTCGCAGCGGGGGTTCGTGATGCTGGTCGGCGTCGTGACCTTCTTCAACTGCGCGGCCGCCGCGGTCTTCCTGGCCATGGGCGCGACCCTGGTGCCGCTGTTCCTCGGCCTGGACGTGCTGGCGGTGATCGTCGCCTTCCTCGCCAGCTATGCGGCCGCCAAGCGGATCGAGCGGGTGCGGGTGACCTCGCGCGAGGTGCGGGTGGTGCGCGAGACGCCCAAGGCCAGCGAGGTGGTCTGGGAAAGCCCCACCGCCTTCACCCGCGTGGCCCTGGAGGTGGACGAGGACCAGGTGGTCTGGGGCGTGCGTCTGGCCATGTCCGGCCGCCACGCCAGCGTCGCCGCGGCGCTCAGCCCGGTGGAGCGGGCAGACTTCGCCCGGGCGCTGGAGCGGGCGATCTATGCAGCGCGAAGAGGGTGA
- a CDS encoding zinc-finger domain-containing protein — translation MPAKSANTTDLPPSEVVVVRSGRVACDGVGGALGHPRVWLEMGEADFVECPYCDRRFVLADGTEGPEDERLAPGVYEGPHGH, via the coding sequence ATGCCGGCCAAGTCGGCCAATACGACCGATCTGCCGCCGTCCGAGGTGGTTGTGGTCCGCTCCGGCCGTGTGGCCTGCGACGGCGTCGGCGGGGCCCTGGGCCACCCGCGCGTCTGGCTGGAGATGGGCGAGGCCGATTTCGTCGAATGCCCCTATTGCGATCGCCGTTTCGTGCTGGCCGACGGCACTGAGGGGCCCGAGGACGAGCGCCTGGCGCCTGGCGTCTACGAAGGTCCGCACGGTCACTGA
- the hisA gene encoding 1-(5-phosphoribosyl)-5-[(5-phosphoribosylamino)methylideneamino]imidazole-4-carboxamide isomerase encodes MILYPAIDLKDGQCVRVLHGDLDTATVFNNSPAAQAASFVEAGFHWIHVVDLNGAVQGKAINEKAVEAILEAVSIPVQLGGGIRSLKDIERWIEAGVSRVILGTVAVTEPDIVHKAAKLWPEQIAVSVDVRGGKVATQGWTESSDLDAVTVAKRFEDAGVGALIITDIDRDGTVMGFNVEAFGAIADAVAIPVIAAGGLASIDDIVRLKARKGVPIAGAVLGRALYNGAISPEEALKVAA; translated from the coding sequence GTGATCCTCTATCCGGCCATCGACCTCAAAGACGGCCAATGCGTCCGTGTCCTGCACGGCGACCTGGACACCGCCACGGTGTTCAACAACTCGCCCGCGGCCCAGGCCGCCAGCTTCGTGGAAGCGGGCTTTCACTGGATCCACGTCGTCGATCTGAACGGCGCCGTCCAGGGCAAGGCGATCAACGAGAAGGCCGTCGAGGCGATCCTCGAGGCCGTGTCGATCCCGGTCCAGCTCGGCGGCGGCATCCGTAGCCTGAAGGACATCGAGCGCTGGATCGAGGCCGGCGTCAGCCGTGTCATCCTCGGCACCGTCGCCGTGACCGAGCCCGACATCGTTCACAAGGCCGCCAAGCTGTGGCCCGAACAGATCGCCGTCTCCGTGGACGTCCGCGGCGGCAAGGTCGCGACGCAAGGCTGGACCGAGAGCTCCGACCTCGACGCCGTCACCGTCGCCAAGCGCTTCGAGGACGCCGGGGTCGGCGCCCTGATCATCACCGACATCGACCGCGACGGCACGGTGATGGGCTTCAACGTCGAGGCCTTTGGGGCCATCGCCGACGCCGTGGCCATCCCGGTGATCGCCGCCGGCGGCCTCGCCTCCATCGACGACATCGTCCGGCTGAAAGCGCGCAAGGGCGTGCCGATCGCCGGCGCCGTCCTCGGCCGCGCGCTCTACAACGGCGCGATCTCGCCGGAAGAGGCCCTCAAGGTCGCCGCCTGA
- a CDS encoding adenosine kinase has product MTELYDVAAIGNAIVDVIAPATDEFLVQQGMDKGAMMLVDEVRSAAIYKAMAPGIEASGGSAANTVGGLASFGGRGAFLGKVADDQLGKVFAHDMRAIGAHFDTPPLLNGKATAVSMINVTPDGERTMSTFLGASTEFTSDDIDAAIIEAAKIVYLEGYLFDAEAARRAFAKAAGLAHGAGRMIAITLSDSFVVDRHREALLGFIENQVDLVFANASEITSLFQTDDFDAAVDALRTKVKIAAVTRSEKGSVIAAAGQTFEVSAFPVDKVMDTTGAGDQYAAGFMYGLATGRPLNVCGQLGSLAAAEVISHYGPRPLVSLKDLAASKGL; this is encoded by the coding sequence ATGACCGAGCTCTACGACGTCGCCGCCATCGGCAACGCCATCGTCGACGTGATCGCGCCGGCGACTGACGAATTCCTGGTTCAGCAGGGCATGGACAAGGGCGCCATGATGCTGGTCGACGAGGTCCGCAGCGCCGCCATCTACAAGGCCATGGCTCCTGGCATCGAGGCCTCCGGCGGCTCGGCCGCCAACACCGTGGGGGGCCTGGCCTCCTTCGGCGGCCGCGGCGCCTTTCTCGGCAAGGTCGCCGACGACCAGCTCGGCAAGGTCTTCGCCCACGACATGCGCGCCATCGGCGCCCATTTCGACACCCCGCCCCTGCTGAACGGCAAGGCGACCGCGGTCTCGATGATCAACGTCACCCCGGACGGCGAGCGGACCATGTCCACCTTCCTGGGCGCCTCGACCGAGTTCACCTCCGACGATATCGACGCCGCCATCATCGAGGCGGCCAAGATCGTCTATCTGGAAGGCTATCTGTTCGACGCCGAGGCCGCCCGCCGCGCCTTCGCCAAGGCCGCCGGCCTGGCCCACGGCGCCGGGCGGATGATCGCCATCACCCTTTCCGACAGCTTCGTGGTCGACCGTCACCGCGAGGCGCTGCTCGGCTTCATCGAAAACCAGGTCGACCTGGTCTTCGCCAACGCCTCGGAAATCACCTCGCTCTTCCAGACCGACGACTTCGACGCCGCCGTGGACGCCCTGCGCACCAAGGTGAAGATCGCCGCCGTCACCCGCAGTGAAAAGGGCTCGGTCATCGCCGCGGCCGGCCAGACCTTCGAAGTTTCCGCCTTCCCGGTCGATAAAGTCATGGACACGACCGGCGCAGGCGACCAATACGCAGCCGGATTCATGTACGGCCTCGCCACCGGCCGGCCGCTCAATGTCTGCGGCCAGCTCGGCTCGCTGGCGGCGGCCGAAGTGATTTCGCACTATGGCCCGCGCCCCCTGGTCAGCCTGAAAGACCTGGCGGCGTCCAAAGGACTTTAG
- the hisF gene encoding imidazole glycerol phosphate synthase subunit HisF, whose amino-acid sequence MLKVRVIPCLDVKDGRVVKGVNFVALRDAGDPVEQATAYDAAGADELMFLDITASHERRGAILDVIARTADVCFMPLSVGGGIRQVEDARRLLLAGADKISVNTAAVENPDLISACADAFGSQAVVVAIDAKRTADGWRVFTYGGRNDTGLDVIEYAAGAVRRGAGEILLTSMDRDGAKTGYDLDLLKAVTSAVNVPVIASGGAGNARHMVDAVTKGGADAVLAASIFHFGEVSVGEVKQAMAAAHIPVRITEAA is encoded by the coding sequence ATGCTGAAAGTTAGGGTCATCCCCTGTCTGGACGTCAAGGACGGCCGCGTGGTGAAGGGCGTGAACTTCGTCGCCCTGCGCGATGCGGGCGATCCGGTCGAACAAGCCACCGCCTATGACGCGGCCGGCGCCGACGAGCTGATGTTCCTCGACATCACCGCCAGCCATGAGCGCCGCGGCGCCATTCTCGACGTGATCGCCCGCACCGCCGACGTCTGCTTCATGCCGCTCAGCGTCGGCGGCGGCATCCGCCAGGTGGAGGACGCCCGCCGCCTGCTGCTGGCCGGCGCCGACAAGATCAGCGTCAACACCGCCGCGGTCGAGAATCCCGACCTGATCAGCGCCTGCGCCGACGCCTTCGGTTCCCAGGCCGTGGTCGTGGCCATCGACGCCAAGCGCACCGCCGACGGCTGGCGGGTCTTCACCTACGGCGGTCGCAACGACACTGGCCTCGACGTGATCGAATACGCCGCGGGCGCGGTGCGCCGCGGGGCTGGCGAGATCCTGCTGACCTCCATGGACCGCGACGGCGCCAAGACCGGCTACGACCTCGACCTGCTCAAGGCCGTGACCAGCGCGGTCAACGTCCCGGTAATCGCCTCGGGCGGCGCGGGGAACGCCCGGCACATGGTGGACGCCGTGACCAAGGGCGGGGCTGACGCCGTGCTGGCCGCCTCCATCTTCCACTTCGGCGAGGTCTCGGTGGGCGAGGTCAAGCAGGCCATGGCCGCCGCCCACATCCCGGTCCGGATCACGGAGGCCGCATGA
- the nth gene encoding endonuclease III produces the protein MAKSVQKKRLSPAEKARIAELFHRFESLSDDPRTELDYDSPYTLVVAVALSAQATDVSVNKATARLFKVADTPQKMLELGEEGLIPYIASIGLYRTKARNVIAAARIIMEKHHGEVPLNREDLMALPGVGRKTASVVLNELRVEPAIAVDTHVFRVAHRLKLSAGKTPDQVEADLMAIVPEAQLTRAHHWLILHGRYVCTARRPKCEECPVGDLCPSRRLFLAP, from the coding sequence ATGGCAAAGTCTGTCCAGAAGAAGCGTCTCAGCCCGGCCGAAAAGGCCCGCATCGCCGAACTCTTCCACCGGTTCGAGAGCCTCAGCGACGACCCGCGCACCGAGCTGGACTATGACAGCCCCTACACCCTGGTGGTGGCTGTCGCGCTGTCGGCCCAGGCCACCGACGTCTCGGTCAACAAGGCCACCGCCAGGCTCTTCAAGGTCGCCGACACCCCGCAGAAGATGCTGGAGCTGGGGGAAGAGGGCCTGATCCCCTACATCGCCTCCATCGGCCTCTACCGGACCAAGGCCAGGAACGTGATCGCGGCGGCCAGGATCATCATGGAGAAGCACCACGGCGAGGTGCCGCTGAACCGCGAGGACCTGATGGCCCTGCCGGGCGTCGGCCGAAAGACCGCCAGCGTGGTGCTCAACGAGCTGCGGGTCGAGCCGGCCATCGCCGTCGACACCCACGTCTTCCGCGTCGCCCACCGGCTGAAGCTGTCGGCCGGCAAGACCCCCGACCAGGTCGAGGCCGACCTGATGGCCATCGTCCCCGAGGCCCAGCTCACCCGCGCGCACCACTGGCTGATCCTGCACGGCCGCTATGTGTGCACGGCCCGGCGGCCGAAGTGCGAGGAGTGCCCGGTGGGCGACCTCTGCCCCTCGCGGCGGCTGTTCCTGGCCCCATGA
- the polA gene encoding DNA polymerase I: MTDAPLDAPATLSDIPREPTQDGPAVRLFLVDGSGFIFRAYHALPPLTRKSDGLPIGAISGFCNMLWKLMVDMKAQAEAPTHLAVVFDHSEQTFRNKLYEQYKAHRPPPPEDLIPQFPLMRRATRAFGVPCLELPGYEADDLIAAYACKVRDAGGEVTIISSDKDLMQLVGDRVSMLDTMKNLKIGREQVIEKFGVPPEKVVDVQALCGDSVDNVPGAPGIGVKTAALLINEYGDLDTLLARAGEIKQPKRRDTLIAFADQIRLSRELVRLDCDTPLPEPVDALVVDDPNPEELSAFLEEMEFKSLARRVGAGGAAPAQVPAAAPARPPQAAIDVNAYVCVRDMPTLDAWIVRAKAAGVVAFDTETDALSSANAALCGISLAVAPGEACYIPVGHENESNGGLEFEAPEAIEQLTVDEVVARLKPLLEDPTVLKVAQNAKYDMAVLSRHGVAVAPIEDTMLISYALEAGLHKSHGMDELSKRWLEHEPIKFSSVTGTGKSQKSFKHVPLEPATCYAAEDADVTLRLYELLRPRLAREGLLTVYETLERGMPAVLAQMENEGIKVDTDTLRKLSNDFSVRMGELEIEAHRLAGRPFNLGSPKQIGEVLFQEMGMASGKITATGAASTDASMLEDLAAQGHELPRVLLDWRQLSKLKGTYTDNLVQAIADRTGRVHTSYALASTTTGRLSSSDPNLQNIPIRTEEGRRIRKAFIAEPGHVLISADYSQIELRILAHVGDIPQLKRAFAEGHDIHAATASEMFGVPIEGMPAETRRRAKAINFGIVYGISAFGLANQLSIPQDEAGAYIKTYFERFPGIRAYMDRTKQMARTQGFVTTIFGRKVHIPAVKSKSAAERAFGDRAAINAPIQGAAADVMRRAMIRMPAALREAGLSTRMLLQVHDELVFEATEAEADATIAVVKKIMERAAEPAVSLSVPLVVEARAATNWDDAH; this comes from the coding sequence ATGACCGACGCGCCTCTCGACGCCCCCGCCACGCTCTCCGACATTCCGCGCGAACCGACTCAGGATGGGCCGGCGGTCCGGCTGTTCCTCGTGGACGGATCGGGCTTCATCTTCCGCGCCTATCACGCCCTGCCGCCGCTGACCCGGAAGTCGGACGGACTGCCGATCGGCGCGATCAGCGGCTTCTGCAACATGCTCTGGAAGCTGATGGTCGACATGAAGGCCCAGGCCGAGGCGCCGACCCACCTGGCGGTGGTGTTCGACCACTCGGAACAGACCTTCCGCAACAAGCTCTACGAGCAGTACAAGGCCCACCGGCCGCCGCCGCCCGAGGACCTGATCCCGCAGTTCCCGCTGATGCGCCGGGCGACCCGCGCCTTCGGCGTGCCGTGCCTGGAGCTGCCGGGCTACGAGGCCGACGACCTGATCGCGGCCTATGCCTGCAAGGTCCGCGACGCCGGCGGCGAGGTGACGATCATCTCGTCCGACAAGGACCTGATGCAACTCGTCGGCGACCGGGTCTCGATGCTCGACACCATGAAGAACCTGAAGATCGGCCGCGAGCAGGTGATCGAGAAGTTCGGGGTGCCGCCGGAAAAGGTGGTCGACGTCCAGGCGCTGTGCGGCGACTCCGTCGACAACGTGCCCGGGGCGCCGGGGATCGGGGTCAAGACCGCGGCCCTGCTGATCAACGAGTACGGCGACCTCGATACGCTGCTGGCGCGAGCCGGCGAAATCAAGCAGCCCAAGCGCCGCGACACCCTGATCGCCTTCGCCGACCAGATCCGCCTCTCGCGTGAACTGGTCCGGCTGGACTGTGACACGCCGTTGCCCGAACCGGTGGACGCCCTGGTGGTCGACGATCCCAACCCCGAGGAGCTTTCGGCCTTCCTCGAGGAGATGGAGTTCAAGAGCCTGGCCCGGCGGGTCGGCGCCGGCGGAGCCGCCCCCGCGCAGGTCCCGGCTGCCGCGCCGGCCAGGCCCCCGCAGGCGGCGATCGACGTCAACGCCTATGTCTGCGTGCGCGACATGCCGACCCTGGACGCCTGGATCGTGCGAGCCAAGGCCGCGGGCGTCGTGGCCTTCGACACCGAGACCGACGCGCTGTCCTCGGCCAACGCCGCGCTCTGCGGGATCTCGCTGGCCGTGGCGCCGGGCGAGGCTTGCTATATTCCGGTCGGCCACGAGAACGAAAGCAACGGCGGCCTGGAGTTCGAGGCGCCGGAGGCAATCGAGCAGCTCACGGTCGACGAGGTCGTCGCACGGCTCAAGCCGCTGCTGGAGGACCCGACCGTCCTGAAGGTCGCCCAGAACGCCAAGTACGACATGGCGGTGCTGTCGCGCCACGGCGTGGCGGTGGCGCCGATCGAAGACACCATGCTGATCAGCTATGCGCTGGAGGCGGGCCTCCACAAGAGCCACGGCATGGACGAGCTCTCCAAGCGCTGGCTGGAGCACGAGCCGATCAAGTTCTCGTCGGTGACCGGGACCGGCAAGTCGCAGAAGAGCTTCAAGCACGTGCCGCTGGAACCGGCGACCTGCTATGCGGCCGAGGACGCCGACGTCACCCTGCGGCTCTACGAGCTGCTTCGCCCGCGCCTGGCCAGGGAAGGCCTGCTGACGGTCTACGAGACCCTGGAGCGGGGCATGCCGGCGGTGCTGGCCCAAATGGAGAACGAGGGGATCAAGGTCGACACCGACACCCTGCGCAAGCTCTCCAACGACTTCTCGGTGCGCATGGGCGAGTTGGAGATAGAGGCGCATCGCCTGGCTGGCCGGCCGTTCAATCTGGGCAGCCCCAAGCAGATCGGCGAGGTGCTGTTCCAGGAAATGGGCATGGCCTCGGGCAAGATCACCGCCACCGGCGCGGCCTCCACCGACGCCTCCATGCTGGAGGATCTGGCGGCCCAGGGGCACGAGCTGCCGCGGGTGCTGCTGGATTGGCGGCAGCTTTCGAAGTTGAAAGGGACGTATACGGACAATCTGGTCCAGGCGATCGCCGACCGGACCGGCCGGGTGCATACTTCCTATGCGCTGGCCTCGACGACGACCGGGCGTCTGTCCTCGTCCGACCCCAACCTCCAGAACATTCCGATCCGCACCGAGGAGGGCCGGCGGATTCGCAAGGCCTTCATCGCCGAACCGGGCCATGTGCTGATCAGCGCCGACTACAGCCAGATCGAACTGCGGATCCTGGCCCATGTCGGCGACATCCCGCAGCTCAAGCGCGCCTTCGCCGAGGGCCACGACATTCACGCGGCCACCGCCTCGGAGATGTTCGGCGTGCCGATCGAGGGCATGCCGGCCGAAACCCGCCGCCGGGCCAAGGCGATCAACTTCGGCATCGTCTACGGGATCTCGGCATTCGGCCTGGCCAACCAGCTCTCGATCCCGCAGGACGAGGCCGGCGCCTACATCAAGACCTATTTCGAGCGCTTCCCCGGCATCCGGGCCTATATGGACCGTACCAAGCAGATGGCCCGGACCCAGGGCTTCGTGACCACCATCTTCGGGCGTAAGGTGCACATCCCGGCGGTGAAGTCGAAGTCGGCGGCCGAGCGGGCCTTCGGCGACCGGGCGGCGATCAACGCGCCGATCCAGGGCGCGGCGGCGGACGTCATGCGCCGGGCGATGATCCGGATGCCGGCGGCCCTGCGCGAGGCGGGGCTTTCGACCCGCATGCTGCTGCAGGTGCACGACGAACTGGTGTTCGAGGCGACGGAAGCCGAGGCCGACGCCACCATCGCGGTGGTCAAGAAGATCATGGAGCGAGCGGCCGAGCCGGCGGTGTCGCTGTCGGTGCCGCTGGTGGTCGAGGCGCGGGCGGCGACGAACTGGGACGACGCGCACTGA
- the hisH gene encoding imidazole glycerol phosphate synthase subunit HisH yields MQSVALIDYGSGNLRSAEKALVRAAAGTSQVIVTSDPDTVAAADRVVLPGVGAFAACMQALSERPGLIEAMTQAVQEKGRPFLGVCVGMQLLATRGLEFGETRGLDWIAGDVRRVEPKDPSVKIPHMGWNTLIDPHGPPPIAGVGEAPMYFTHSFAFYPTSEEDVAAWVEHGERFPAAVAKNNVAGVQFHPEKSQSAGIALLARFLEWRP; encoded by the coding sequence ATGCAGAGCGTCGCCCTGATCGACTACGGGTCGGGCAACCTTCGCTCGGCCGAAAAGGCCCTCGTCCGCGCCGCGGCGGGAACGAGCCAGGTCATCGTCACCAGCGATCCCGACACCGTGGCCGCGGCTGACCGCGTCGTCCTGCCGGGCGTCGGCGCCTTCGCCGCCTGCATGCAGGCGCTCAGCGAGCGGCCCGGCCTGATCGAAGCCATGACCCAGGCCGTCCAGGAGAAGGGCCGCCCGTTCCTCGGCGTCTGCGTCGGCATGCAGCTCCTCGCCACCCGCGGCCTGGAGTTCGGCGAGACCCGCGGCCTGGACTGGATCGCCGGCGACGTCCGCCGCGTCGAGCCGAAAGATCCGTCGGTGAAGATCCCGCACATGGGCTGGAACACCCTGATCGACCCGCACGGCCCGCCGCCGATCGCCGGGGTCGGCGAGGCGCCCATGTACTTCACCCATTCGTTCGCCTTCTATCCGACCTCGGAAGAAGACGTGGCCGCCTGGGTCGAGCACGGCGAACGTTTCCCCGCCGCCGTCGCGAAGAACAATGTCGCGGGCGTACAGTTTCATCCTGAAAAATCGCAAAGCGCCGGCATCGCCCTGCTGGCGCGTTTCCTGGAGTGGCGTCCGTGA
- the hisB gene encoding imidazoleglycerol-phosphate dehydratase HisB codes for MARTAEVVRNTNETQISVRVDLDGSGVADVETGIGFFDHMLDSFARHGGIDLHVRTKGDLHIDFHHTVEDTGIVIGQAIAKALDGFKGVRRFGHAYIPMDETLTRCAVDLSNRPYLVWKVAFKTPKIGEFDTELFKEFHHAFAMNCGACVHLETLYGDNSHHIAESGFKALARALRTAIELDPKTHGHAPSTKGVL; via the coding sequence ATGGCCCGCACCGCGGAAGTGGTCCGAAACACCAATGAGACCCAGATCAGCGTCCGCGTCGATCTGGACGGCTCCGGCGTCGCCGACGTCGAGACCGGCATCGGTTTCTTCGACCACATGCTGGACAGCTTCGCCCGCCACGGCGGGATCGACCTTCATGTCCGCACCAAGGGCGACCTGCACATCGACTTCCACCACACGGTGGAGGACACCGGCATCGTCATCGGCCAGGCCATCGCCAAGGCCCTGGACGGGTTCAAGGGCGTGCGCCGCTTCGGCCACGCCTACATCCCGATGGACGAGACCCTGACGCGCTGCGCGGTCGACCTCTCGAACCGGCCCTATCTGGTCTGGAAAGTCGCCTTCAAGACCCCGAAGATCGGTGAGTTCGACACCGAGCTCTTCAAGGAGTTCCACCACGCGTTCGCCATGAACTGCGGCGCCTGCGTGCACCTGGAAACGCTCTACGGCGACAACAGCCACCACATCGCCGAAAGCGGCTTCAAGGCGCTGGCCCGCGCCCTGCGTACGGCGATCGAACTCGACCCCAAGACCCACGGTCACGCCCCCTCGACCAAGGGCGTGCTGTAA
- the gcvA gene encoding transcriptional regulator GcvA — protein MTTRLPLNALRVFEACARHGSFLAASEELAITPGAVSRQIKALEAELEVRLFDRFNRAVRLTQAGEQLAVGVSQGLSTLQAAVDAVRSRRDAPLVVTVLHSLAARWLVPRLYDFQARYPDVEILVSASDAPKDLARDNIDVAIRLGRGPYPGLHVTHLFDTVLVPVCSPGLLRKYGPFEHPNDLARTVLLHDVNMIAAEPEWSDWLAAAGADKVNPRRGPRFSNTYLSIEAALSDRGVALADEAMVIDDLRSGRLVQPFALTLPTTLAQWVLCLPEKAEQPNIRRFRAWLLEQAQKDGLAPSIDQKSTDEP, from the coding sequence ATGACCACACGGCTGCCGCTCAACGCCCTGCGCGTCTTCGAGGCCTGCGCCCGGCACGGCAGCTTCCTGGCCGCTTCCGAGGAGCTGGCCATCACTCCCGGCGCCGTCTCGCGGCAGATCAAGGCCCTCGAGGCCGAGCTCGAAGTCAGGCTCTTCGACCGGTTCAACCGCGCCGTCCGCCTGACGCAGGCCGGCGAGCAACTGGCGGTGGGCGTGAGCCAGGGGCTCTCCACCCTGCAGGCGGCGGTGGACGCGGTCCGCTCGCGCCGGGACGCGCCGCTGGTGGTCACGGTGCTGCACTCCCTGGCCGCGCGCTGGCTGGTGCCGCGGCTCTACGACTTCCAGGCCCGCTATCCGGACGTCGAGATCCTGGTCTCGGCCTCCGACGCCCCCAAGGACCTGGCCCGCGACAATATCGACGTCGCCATCCGGCTGGGTCGCGGCCCCTATCCCGGCCTGCACGTCACCCACCTGTTCGACACGGTGCTGGTCCCGGTCTGCAGCCCCGGCCTGCTGCGCAAGTACGGGCCCTTCGAGCATCCCAACGACCTGGCCCGCACGGTGCTGCTGCACGACGTCAACATGATCGCCGCCGAGCCGGAGTGGAGCGACTGGCTGGCCGCCGCCGGCGCCGACAAGGTCAATCCGCGGCGCGGCCCACGCTTTTCGAACACCTACCTCTCGATCGAGGCCGCCCTCTCCGACCGCGGCGTGGCCCTGGCCGACGAGGCCATGGTCATCGACGACCTCAGGAGCGGCCGCCTGGTGCAGCCCTTCGCGCTCACCCTGCCGACCACCCTGGCCCAATGGGTGCTTTGCCTGCCGGAAAAGGCCGAGCAGCCGAACATCCGCCGTTTCCGCGCCTGGCTGCTGGAGCAGGCGCAAAAGGACGGCCTGGCGCCTTCGATTGACCAGAAATCAACTGACGAGCCGTAA